From a single Erpetoichthys calabaricus chromosome 1, fErpCal1.3, whole genome shotgun sequence genomic region:
- the LOC114666445 gene encoding zinc finger protein 501-like, producing the protein MEQKLVHIKEEDCEWGPVHHGSDSHSMKVKDNAEKLSVFKKEESEEGYIGNKMEDSERAMQNYETEKILKEDVSLENDFSPPARPTLQKGATKTILCSSWPQLNPKFPPFEAEITQHIFCTRETKQQICTIHTGIDLQESHNFSRSSVAQTSLQCSPDLKRRTKNHPEEKRHCCTECGKRFIGLSHLNRHIRIHTGEKPYCCYECGKRFSQISHLQSHAVIHTGEKPHCCSECGRKYLHRSSLKKHLKLHTGEKPYCCSECGYRFSNSSSLQKHMRIHTGEKPHCCSECGKRFSQISDLQSHTRMHTGERPFCCSDCGKLFSHISSLLKHTRIHTGEKPYCCTVCGKLFSDSSSLGKHIRIHTGEKPYYCSECGKRFSQFRYLQSHSLIHTGEKPHCCSKCGKHFSQRSHLQSHTRTHTGEKPYSCCECGKRFSSRSSLAKHIRIHTGEKPHCCSECGKKFSQIGHLQKHIRIHAKE; encoded by the exons ATGGAGCAAAAACTGGTGCATAtcaaggaggaggactgtgagtggggtCCTGTCCACCATGGTTCAGATAGTCATTCAATGAAAGTGAAAGATAATGCAGAGAaactttcagtttttaaaaaggaAGAATCGGAGGAAGGATATATCGGCAATAAAATGGAGGATTCTGAACGTGCAATGCAAAACTATGAAACTGAAAAAATTCTCAAAGAAGATGTGTCCTTAGAGAATGACTTCAGCCCACCAGCTCGTCCAACCTTACAGAAAGGGGCCACAAAAACAATTCTGTGCTCTTCTTGGCCACAACTGAATCCTAAATTTCCACCATTTGAGGCTGAAATCACTCAGCACATATTTTGcacaagagaaacaaaacaacagatATGTACAATACACACTGGAATTG aTTTACAAGAAAGTCACAACTTCTCACGATCTTCAGTAGCTCAGACCTCACTTCAGTGCAGTCCTGATCTTAAGAGACGAACAAAAAATCACCCTGAGGAAAAACGtcattgctgtactgaatgtggcaaacgattcattGGTTTAAGCCATCTAAATCGACAtataagaattcacactggagagaaaccttattgctgctatgaatgtggcaaacgattttcaCAAATTAGCCACCTTCAGAGCCATGCAGTAATTCACACTGGGGAAAAAccacattgctgttctgaatgtggcagaaAATACTTACACAGAAGCAGcctgaaaaaacatttaaagcttCACACGGGAGAAAAAccttattgttgttctgaatgtggctaTCGATTTTCAAACAGTAGTAGTCTCCAGAAACACatgagaattcatactggagagaaacctcattgctgttctgagtgtggaAAACGATTTTCACAAATAAGTGATCTTCAGAGCCATACTAGAATGCACACTGGAGAGAGGCCATTTTGCTGTTCTGACTGTGGCAAACTGTTCTCACATATAAGCAGTCTTTTgaaacacacaagaattcacacaggggagaagccatattgctgcacAGTATGTGGCAAACTGTTCTCAGACAGTAGCAGTCTTGGTAAACACATAAGGatacacactggagagaaaccctattattgctctgaatgtggtaaacgattctcaCAATTCCGCTATCTTCAGAGTCACTCATTAATTCACACTGGCGAGAAACCTCATTGTTGTTCAAAATGTGGCAAACACTTCTCGCAGCGAAGCCATCTTCAGAGCCACACAAGAACTCACACTGGTGAAAAACCATACAGTTGTTGTGAATGCGGCAAACGTTTCTCTAGCAGAAGCAGTCTTGCTAAACAtataagaattcacactggagagaaacctcattgctgttctgaatgtggcaaaaaattCTCACAAATAGGCCAC